From the genome of Treponema peruense:
TGAAACCGCACTCGATGTAAAGTCCCGGAACTTCGTCACATTTGCTTACAGTCGCAACAACGTCCGAACTGTGGTCTTCGTAGCCGCTCCAGGTTCTTACGATTTTTGCATTTGACAGAAGCGGGAAGTATCCCATTATTCCGCGGCTGCAGCATGAAGCAAAGTCTCCCGTAGAAAAAGGATAGTCATTGTTGATTACGACAGGATCATCTTCAAAGCCGTCGTGCCCTCCGAACACAAACGAACCGTGTTTGGTCTGGTGTCCGTAAAAGTCTGCAGCGGCTGTTCCGAGCATCTGTTCAAACATCTGTGGTTCTGCTTCGGTAACAAGACACTGCAGAACTCTTTTTCTCATAGGAATATTTATTCCGACGGTTCCAAGTATTTCATTGCTTTCAAATCCAGCGGCGACGACAACTGAAGGTGCATAGAATTTCTGTTCGGGAGTTTCGACACCGCACACTTTGCCCTTTTCTGTAATTATTTTTTTTACAGGACAGCCGGTTACAAAATCTGCACCAAGAGCGCGGGCAGCCTTGTAGTAACCGAGCGTTGTTGTAAGCGGGTTTGCATGGCCGTCTGTTGGACACCAGCTTGCTCCTATTACTGCATCTGAAAGATATGGATTTATTTTTTTGACTTCTTCTGCAGTAAGCATCTGAACGTCTACACCGCATTTTATTGCATTGTCTGCAAGTGTCTTTAATTTTTCCATATGGGCAGGCGTTTTTCCAAGACGAAGATTTCCCTTCTGCTTGTATTCTGTGTCTACTCCCAGTTCTTCGGAAAGATGCGGCCAGATGTTTTTTACACCCCAGACCATAAGCGGAAGTTCCTTTGGATCTCGCCCGCTTTGTCTTACTCCGCCGCCGTTCCGTGACGAGCCGCCGTTTCCAATATATTCAGATGCTTCCAGAACAATTACTGAAAGTCCTTTTTTTGCAAGATAATATGCGGTTGCATTTCCAACAATTCCCGCACCAATAACAATAGCATCAGCAGTTGTAAGCATATATTCTCCTATAAATGTTCATGAGTAAATCTTCAGATTTAGGAATGTACAGTTGATAAGAAAGTTCGCAATGCGAACTTTGAGTTAAAAAAGCCGACGGCATTTCGGCGGATTTTTTATACTCCTCCTATAAAAAAGTTACCTGCACTCGTTGCCAAGAACAGACATTTCTGTGGGTCTTACAGGTCCGCGGCTGGTCGCAGGAACAATAACTGCGGGACTCACTTTCTGTTCGGCTGCAACAATTCCCTTTACAAGACGGGAACATGTCTGTCCCTGACAGAGTCCCATTCCGCATCTGAGATAACGGCGGATTTCGGGCATGGTAAACATTCCGTCATGAACAGCACGCCTTATTTCACCTTTTGTAATTTCTTCGCAGCGGCATATTATCATATCGTCATCAGGGCCCGAAACAAACGGTCCTATATCTCGATTTCTGTCATTCATAGTTTCACCTCAATTTTTTTTACAGCTGTATCTGATTTTCAATTCTTCTTGAAAAAGCGTGCACTCATAGCATAGTCCACAGGAACCTTCATTGTAAGAAGATTTGTGTGGTCAAATGCAGGGCTTGTCCTGACGCTTACAACTTCTGCATCACATACGGGTTTTCCGCTTCTGTCCAAAGCCGTTCCTTTGTCTCCGGCGACAGGAAGAGGCAGGAACTCGTACGGAAGTGTTACACTTGCGAATCCGCTTTCAAAACTTTCGTTTACCAAAAATATTGCCTGACCCGAACATGAAGCTACGCACAAACCGCAGCCTGTACACGGGGAAGGATTTTCTACCTGCGGAAGAGCCGTAATGCACGAACCTATTTTTATGCAGTGTTTGGCACAGGCGTCCTGACACGGATTGCACGGAATATTCTGCGTACATTCTATTACAGGATGAATTCCTTTCTGAACAGTAACTCCGGGGAAGCGCCCGATTTCATCTGCAGCAACAAATCCTTTTGTAAGAAGATTCATTGAAACAGGAATTCCTTCATCAGTTTTTTCTATAAGTTTTCCCTTGTTTCCGGGAGCAAACATTCCCTGTCTCAAAGAATCAAGATCTGCAGCAAAGTCAGATTCTGATTTTTTCATTGAATCTTCATCTGTGTATCCAAGACGGAATGCAGCACGGAGTCCTGCCATGCGTCCCTTGATCATAGCAGAACTTGCTTCTTCAATTCCTGAAACATCACCTGCAGCAAAAATACACGGAACAGAAGTTTCACCGTATTCATCCACAATCGGAACCTGACCGCCGCGGCGCGGATTGTCTTCCATCTTTACTCCTGCCATTTTCAAAAGCTGACTCATCGGAGAAAGACCGACTGCAACACAAATTGTATCTACATCAAAATGCTTTTCTGTTCCGGGAATAATTTTAAAATGTTCGTCGACCTGTCCAATAACAACACCAGTTACACAGTCTGTTCCTTCTGCCTTTTTGATTGTGTGCGAAAGATAAAACGGAACTCCTGTACGCGCAACCTTTGCTGCATGGACTCCATAACCGCCGATTCTTGGAGCCGCATCTACAAGGGCAACAACTTCACATCCGGCCTGAAGAAGCTGGAAGCTTACAACAAGACCTACGTTTCCGCTTCCGAGCATAAGTACTTTTGATCCGGGCTTAACGCCGTGAAGGTTCATCATAGTCTGGGCAGCACCGGCTCCAATTACTCCAGGAAGTGTCCATCCGTCAAACGGAACCATATTCTCTGAAGCTCCGGTTGCGATTATTATGCTGTCACCCCTGTAATGGCAGAT
Proteins encoded in this window:
- a CDS encoding FAD-dependent oxidoreductase, encoding MERYNLIVVGAGPAGLSAAIEAAGRGMSVIVFDENHRPGGQLFKQIHKFFGSKEHKAKIRGFKIGEQLLKEASDAGVKVQLDSTVTGMYLNNEVTVNHDGQICHYRGDSIIIATGASENMVPFDGWTLPGVIGAGAAQTMMNLHGVKPGSKVLMLGSGNVGLVVSFQLLQAGCEVVALVDAAPRIGGYGVHAAKVARTGVPFYLSHTIKKAEGTDCVTGVVIGQVDEHFKIIPGTEKHFDVDTICVAVGLSPMSQLLKMAGVKMEDNPRRGGQVPIVDEYGETSVPCIFAAGDVSGIEEASSAMIKGRMAGLRAAFRLGYTDEDSMKKSESDFAADLDSLRQGMFAPGNKGKLIEKTDEGIPVSMNLLTKGFVAADEIGRFPGVTVQKGIHPVIECTQNIPCNPCQDACAKHCIKIGSCITALPQVENPSPCTGCGLCVASCSGQAIFLVNESFESGFASVTLPYEFLPLPVAGDKGTALDRSGKPVCDAEVVSVRTSPAFDHTNLLTMKVPVDYAMSARFFKKN
- a CDS encoding NAD(P)/FAD-dependent oxidoreductase is translated as MLTTADAIVIGAGIVGNATAYYLAKKGLSVIVLEASEYIGNGGSSRNGGGVRQSGRDPKELPLMVWGVKNIWPHLSEELGVDTEYKQKGNLRLGKTPAHMEKLKTLADNAIKCGVDVQMLTAEEVKKINPYLSDAVIGASWCPTDGHANPLTTTLGYYKAARALGADFVTGCPVKKIITEKGKVCGVETPEQKFYAPSVVVAAGFESNEILGTVGINIPMRKRVLQCLVTEAEPQMFEQMLGTAAADFYGHQTKHGSFVFGGHDGFEDDPVVINNDYPFSTGDFASCCSRGIMGYFPLLSNAKIVRTWSGYEDHSSDVVATVSKCDEVPGLYIECGFSGHGFGIGPAAAYNIAELIATGSCPADISPLRYDRFKSVI
- a CDS encoding (2Fe-2S)-binding protein gives rise to the protein MNDRNRDIGPFVSGPDDDMIICRCEEITKGEIRRAVHDGMFTMPEIRRYLRCGMGLCQGQTCSRLVKGIVAAEQKVSPAVIVPATSRGPVRPTEMSVLGNECR